From the Esox lucius isolate fEsoLuc1 chromosome 21, fEsoLuc1.pri, whole genome shotgun sequence genome, one window contains:
- the eef1e1 gene encoding eukaryotic translation elongation factor 1 epsilon-1 gives MALKELSSLEKALGLKKPNKYSTQGDKKVPVLQRSNGPALSGLVTIATYLVREANRAELLGESAEHRAIVQQWLEYRVTKVDGCQKEDIKTILKDLNTYLEDKVYLAGNQFTLADTLMYYGIHHIIVDLAVQEKEKYVNVTRWFDHVQHYPGIRNHLPPVVVLKNRVYTGSHH, from the exons ATGGCGTTGAAAGAGTTATCCTCGTTGGAAAAGGCATTAGGATTGAAAAAGCCtaataaatacagtacacaGGGGGACAAGAAG GTGCCTGTGCTTCAGAGAAGTAATGGGCCGGCTCTGTCCGGGTTAGTGACCATCGCTACTTACTTGGTCCGGGAGGCCAATCGGGCCGAGTTGCTGGGTGAATCAGCAGAACACAGGGCTATAGTCCAGCAGTGGCTGGAGTACAGGGTCACCAAAGTGGACGGGTGCCAGAAAGAAGATATCAAGACCATACTAAAG GATCTCAACACCTACCTAGAAGACAAGGTTTACCTGGCAGGAAATCAGTTCACCTTAGCAGACACACTCATGTACTACGGAATCCATCATATCATC GTGGACCTGGCTGTCCAGGAGAAGGAGAAGTACGTTAACGTGACGCGATGGTTTGACCACGTCCAGCATTACCCCGGAATCCGGAACCACCTGCCCCCGGTTGTGGTCCTGAAGAACAGAGTCTACACCGGCAGCCACCACTGA